The following are encoded together in the Methylomonas methanica MC09 genome:
- a CDS encoding IS3 family transposase (programmed frameshift), with the protein MITPKKQYSDEFREQALAKVYNRGKRTIQDIADESNLSIHTLKNWMKSSTPTDTSSPNVGKRPQDWLPEERLLALHESHGISGEALNAWCRQRGLFAHQLAQWKSDFCAVTSARSGGNDSQTLRTLKAENQRLERELNRKDKALAEAAALLILQKKVPGAVGGRGRMTSLQQRQTLIESVAEATEAGARQDQACAVLGLSPRTLQRWQTGETPGEDRRPRRQYTPAHALTEAERNHILAVANSAEFADLPPSQIVPRLADQGIYLGSESTIYRLLKAAQQLKHRRSERPSQPRTKPKALSAIAPNQLYSWDITYLPTTIKGQFYYLYLFLDIFSRQIVGWQVFEAESSQYASELLRDIVLREGLQPGQVILHSDNGSPMKGATMLATLQQLGVMPSLSRPAVSNDNPYSESLFKTLKYRPQYPLQPFADLCVAREWVADLVQWYNHEHRHSAIGFVTPAQRHAGLDEALLNQRKALYEDARRQNPRRWSQNTRNWNRIHTVHLNPDHAETQNNSPQEVANPDKITA; encoded by the exons ATGATTACCCCGAAAAAGCAGTATTCTGACGAGTTCAGAGAGCAAGCTCTGGCAAAAGTCTACAATCGTGGAAAACGAACCATTCAAGACATTGCCGACGAATCTAACCTCAGCATACATACCTTAAAAAACTGGATGAAAAGCAGCACACCCACCGATACGTCAAGCCCAAACGTGGGCAAGCGCCCTCAAGATTGGCTCCCCGAAGAGCGTTTACTGGCCCTCCATGAAAGCCATGGTATATCCGGCGAGGCATTGAATGCCTGGTGTCGGCAACGTGGGCTATTTGCTCATCAACTCGCGCAGTGGAAAAGCGATTTTTGTGCCGTCACCAGCGCCCGTTCAGGCGGCAATGACAGCCAGACACTGCGCACTTTAAAAGCCGAAAATCAGCGTCTGGAACGCGAACTCAACCGTAAGGACAAAGCGCTGGCTGAAGCCGCTGCCTTGCTGATTCTGCAAAAAAAGGTGC CGGGCGCTGTTGGCGGGCGAGGTCGAATGACATCCCTTCAGCAGCGCCAAACCCTGATCGAATCCGTCGCCGAAGCCACCGAGGCCGGTGCCCGCCAAGACCAAGCCTGTGCCGTGCTGGGCCTGAGCCCGCGCACCTTGCAGCGCTGGCAGACCGGCGAAACCCCGGGCGAAGACCGGCGACCGAGGCGGCAATATACGCCGGCGCATGCGCTGACCGAGGCCGAGCGCAACCACATTCTGGCCGTGGCCAATTCCGCCGAATTTGCGGATTTACCCCCCAGTCAGATCGTTCCGCGCTTGGCGGATCAGGGGATTTATCTGGGCTCCGAATCGACGATCTATCGCCTACTGAAAGCCGCCCAGCAACTGAAACACCGCCGCAGTGAACGGCCCAGCCAGCCACGTACCAAACCCAAAGCCTTGAGTGCGATAGCGCCCAATCAGCTCTACAGCTGGGATATCACCTATCTGCCGACCACAATCAAAGGCCAGTTCTACTATCTCTACCTGTTCCTCGATATTTTCAGTCGCCAGATCGTCGGCTGGCAGGTATTTGAGGCAGAAAGCAGCCAATACGCCAGCGAGTTGTTACGGGATATTGTTTTACGCGAAGGGCTACAACCTGGGCAAGTCATCCTGCATTCCGATAACGGCAGCCCCATGAAAGGCGCCACGATGCTGGCCACCCTGCAACAGCTTGGCGTCATGCCCTCGCTCAGCCGACCGGCGGTAAGTAATGATAATCCGTACTCGGAATCGCTGTTCAAAACCTTGAAATATCGTCCCCAATACCCGTTGCAACCGTTTGCCGACCTGTGCGTCGCTCGTGAATGGGTAGCCGACCTGGTGCAATGGTACAACCACGAACATCGGCATAGCGCCATTGGCTTCGTGACCCCGGCCCAACGCCATGCCGGATTGGACGAGGCACTATTGAATCAACGCAAAGCGCTCTATGAAGACGCCCGCCGCCAAAACCCACGGCGCTGGAGCCAAAACACCCGGAACTGGAACAGAATCCATACCGTGCATCTAAATCCGGATCATGCCGAAACCCAAAACAACTCGCCCCAGGAGGTCGCTAATCCAGACAAAATAACCGCATAG
- a CDS encoding DDE-type integrase/transposase/recombinase, translating to MDEVTQFQAVFAVERISEAYLLPVLEAMMDAFPFVIKSFHSDNGSEYINHQVAKLLEKLRIEQTKSRSRKTNDNALAESKNASTVRKYLGYSHIPQHFASQVNTFAVEVLSPYLNFHRPCHFPTEFQDKKGKIRKRYRYQDMMTPYEKFRSLPEAEAYLKPGTTLKKLDALAAQCSDNDAAQRLNDARAELFQSISKSQQSAA from the coding sequence GTGGACGAGGTCACCCAATTTCAGGCGGTCTTTGCCGTGGAGCGCATCAGTGAAGCCTATTTGTTGCCGGTACTGGAAGCCATGATGGATGCATTCCCGTTTGTGATTAAGAGCTTCCATTCGGATAATGGCTCGGAGTATATCAATCACCAAGTGGCGAAATTACTGGAGAAATTGCGTATCGAGCAGACCAAATCACGCTCGCGCAAGACCAACGATAATGCGCTGGCGGAGAGCAAGAACGCTTCAACTGTTCGTAAATATCTCGGTTACAGCCATATTCCTCAACACTTTGCGAGTCAGGTCAATACGTTCGCCGTCGAGGTGCTATCGCCGTATCTGAACTTCCACCGCCCCTGCCACTTTCCAACGGAATTTCAGGATAAAAAAGGCAAAATACGCAAGCGCTACCGCTATCAGGACATGATGACACCGTATGAAAAGTTCCGATCATTGCCCGAAGCGGAAGCCTATCTCAAGCCGGGTACCACGTTGAAAAAATTGGACGCACTGGCCGCCCAATGCAGCGATAATGATGCGGCCCAACGCCTCAATGACGCGCGGGCAGAACTCTTTCAATCAATCAGTAAATCCCAACAAAGCGCCGCTTAA
- a CDS encoding cytochrome P460 family protein, which yields MNTTKAIYSGSAALLLSLTLSTSASAGDMPQAEPGYAHFTSSSELVRPLGYREWVYIGTPLTPNDMNDGKASFPEFHNVYIDPTSWAHWKKTGEFPDGTLVVKELVSVGSKQAASGNGYFQGDYIGLEASVKSKQQFPDTPGNWGFFRFTVENSPALRKTASAQPSENCMACHQSKAAQDQVFTQYYPVLRAAAGKGIAGTGRVD from the coding sequence ATGAATACCACAAAAGCCATTTATTCCGGCAGCGCGGCATTGCTGCTTAGTTTAACTCTGTCCACATCTGCATCGGCCGGCGATATGCCACAGGCTGAGCCGGGTTATGCACACTTTACTTCCAGCAGCGAATTGGTCCGGCCGCTCGGATACCGGGAGTGGGTCTATATCGGTACGCCTTTAACCCCGAACGATATGAACGATGGTAAGGCGTCCTTTCCGGAGTTTCATAACGTTTATATCGATCCGACCAGTTGGGCGCATTGGAAAAAAACCGGCGAATTCCCGGACGGCACCTTGGTGGTCAAGGAACTGGTCAGCGTTGGCAGCAAACAAGCCGCCAGCGGTAACGGCTATTTCCAAGGCGACTATATCGGACTCGAGGCCAGCGTGAAAAGCAAACAGCAATTCCCGGATACGCCGGGAAATTGGGGATTTTTCCGATTTACCGTGGAAAACAGCCCGGCGTTACGTAAAACCGCCTCCGCACAGCCCAGCGAAAACTGCATGGCTTGCCATCAAAGCAAGGCGGCTCAGGATCAAGTGTTCACCCAATACTACCCGGTGCTGCGCGCGGCTGCCGGTAAAGGCATCGCCGGTACCGGCCGTGTTGATTAA
- a CDS encoding DUF4383 domain-containing protein — translation MNTRVISLIYGVTFIAVGLLGFIPNPVVSSVGFFAVNSVHNAVHVLTGCIFIACLFKYPGYESRVLKIVGIAYVLVSVLGFFTAGSMMLGMVHINIADRWLHTGLAIAILGSGFMFKPKRQTPATATQGVR, via the coding sequence ATGAATACTCGTGTAATTTCCCTGATTTACGGGGTGACCTTTATAGCGGTTGGCTTATTAGGCTTTATCCCAAATCCTGTGGTTTCGTCCGTCGGTTTTTTTGCCGTCAATTCGGTGCACAATGCGGTACATGTGTTAACCGGATGCATTTTTATCGCCTGTCTATTCAAGTACCCGGGTTATGAAAGCCGTGTGTTGAAAATCGTCGGCATCGCTTATGTGCTGGTTTCAGTGTTGGGCTTTTTCACAGCCGGCAGCATGATGCTGGGTATGGTCCACATCAATATCGCGGACCGCTGGTTACATACCGGCTTAGCGATAGCTATTTTGGGATCGGGATTTATGTTTAAACCCAAGCGCCAAACCCCGGCCACCGCAACCCAAGGCGTCCGGTGA
- a CDS encoding uracil-DNA glycosylase family protein yields the protein MSTDFDSLIAEARGCTLCASQLPLAPKPIFQLHPAARILIAGQAPGIKAHTSGIPFDDASGQRLRNWLGLSTDRFYDPSLTAILPMEMCYPGRGHTGDLSPRPECAEQWRKALLKQLPNIKLTLVIGRYAQVWHLPGSRKLSLTDTVKLWRNYWPDTLPLPHPSPRNNRWLKQNPWFEQEILPVLRAEISSIARR from the coding sequence GTGAGTACTGATTTCGACAGTTTGATTGCGGAAGCGAGAGGCTGCACGCTGTGCGCCTCTCAACTGCCCCTGGCCCCGAAACCGATTTTTCAGCTGCACCCTGCAGCCAGGATTCTGATCGCCGGCCAGGCGCCGGGCATAAAGGCCCACACGTCCGGCATTCCGTTTGACGACGCCAGCGGACAACGCCTGAGAAATTGGCTGGGATTGTCGACGGACCGGTTTTACGACCCCAGCTTAACCGCTATTTTACCCATGGAAATGTGTTACCCGGGCCGCGGCCACACCGGCGACTTATCTCCGCGCCCGGAATGCGCCGAACAATGGCGAAAAGCCCTGTTGAAGCAATTGCCGAATATCAAACTCACGTTAGTTATCGGCCGCTATGCTCAGGTATGGCATTTACCCGGCTCCCGCAAACTCTCCTTGACCGATACGGTTAAACTGTGGCGAAACTACTGGCCGGATACGCTGCCGTTGCCGCACCCCAGCCCCCGAAACAATCGCTGGTTAAAACAGAATCCCTGGTTCGAACAGGAAATTCTCCCTGTCCTACGCGCGGAAATCAGCTCTATAGCCCGCCGATAA
- a CDS encoding DUF805 domain-containing protein, with protein MENNTHQDSSRAAQQPSQRYNRASFFALGVLPAINAIGLLLYGLGLETSGRSSGHSLPALIVLAILCLLVSLYAAVKRGHDLGWPAWQTTLAYVFSMSMGPVALLLISYFACARGLPSANEYGAAPPASFTAWFWAIFVIVCSGFVLATAARIL; from the coding sequence ATGGAAAACAATACCCATCAAGATTCTTCGCGTGCCGCGCAACAACCCTCGCAAAGATATAACCGCGCCAGCTTTTTTGCCCTGGGCGTTTTACCCGCGATAAACGCTATCGGCCTATTGCTATACGGTCTGGGTCTCGAAACCAGTGGCAGGAGCAGCGGGCATTCACTGCCCGCGCTGATTGTGTTGGCGATATTGTGCCTGCTTGTGTCGTTGTACGCGGCAGTCAAACGAGGCCACGACCTGGGCTGGCCCGCATGGCAAACCACGCTGGCCTACGTATTTTCGATGAGCATGGGTCCGGTAGCGCTGTTACTGATTAGCTATTTTGCCTGCGCCAGGGGTTTGCCATCGGCGAACGAATACGGCGCCGCGCCGCCGGCTTCTTTTACCGCGTGGTTCTGGGCGATATTTGTCATTGTCTGCAGCGGGTTCGTCTTAGCGACAGCCGCGCGCATTCTGTAG
- the eutC gene encoding ethanolamine ammonia-lyase subunit EutC yields MNDPWHSLRRFTQARIALGRAGSAVTTAAYLDFQLAHAGARDAVLKTWDADGFAVQLLQQSLVPIRLNTPVSDRTHYLRRPDLGRRLDDDSLVRLKQLAEPGCDVAIIISNGLSSTAVETHGMPLLQHIVARYMEMALSVAPICLVPNARVAISDPIGVLLQARLAVIMVGERPGLSAADSLGLYLTYAPREGNTDAERNCLSNIRPPEGLSYEAAAQKLAYLSREALRSGVSGVHLKDDMPKQLLG; encoded by the coding sequence ATGAACGATCCCTGGCACAGCCTGCGCCGCTTCACTCAGGCCAGAATCGCCTTGGGCCGGGCCGGCAGCGCGGTCACCACGGCGGCTTATCTGGATTTTCAGCTGGCGCACGCCGGAGCCCGCGATGCCGTACTGAAAACCTGGGATGCGGACGGTTTTGCCGTGCAACTACTACAACAGTCGCTGGTCCCTATCCGTTTAAACACCCCGGTAAGCGACAGAACGCACTATCTGCGGCGGCCCGATTTGGGGCGCCGACTGGATGACGACAGTTTGGTGCGCCTTAAACAGCTTGCCGAACCGGGCTGTGACGTGGCGATTATTATCAGCAACGGCCTGTCGTCCACGGCGGTCGAAACGCACGGTATGCCCTTATTGCAACACATCGTGGCCCGCTACATGGAAATGGCATTAAGCGTCGCGCCCATTTGTCTGGTGCCGAATGCGCGGGTGGCCATTTCCGACCCAATCGGCGTTTTGTTACAGGCCCGTCTGGCGGTGATCATGGTCGGCGAACGCCCCGGCCTCAGTGCCGCCGACAGCTTGGGTCTGTATCTGACTTACGCGCCGCGGGAAGGCAATACCGATGCCGAACGCAACTGCCTGTCCAACATCCGTCCACCCGAGGGTTTGTCTTATGAAGCCGCCGCGCAAAAACTGGCTTATCTCAGCCGGGAAGCCTTGCGGAGCGGTGTTTCGGGCGTGCATTTAAAAGACGATATGCCTAAGCAATTGCTCGGTTAG
- a CDS encoding ethanolamine ammonia-lyase subunit EutB: MNYSVSVQGKCFNFYNLRTLLSKASPRRAADELAGLAAESEVERALAQRLLAEVPLSRFIEEPLIPPETDEVSRLILQQHDAEAFAAFAGMSVGEFRDWLLADSSDLSHLRFGVTPEMVAAVSKIMRNQDLIAVARRCRVLTRFRDTLGLPGRLSTRLQPNHPTDNPRGVAASILDGLLYGSGDAVIGINPATDNLDNVCTLLNLLDDIIQYHHIPTQSCVLSHVTTSMQLMQRGAPVDLVFQSIAGTEAANRSFGVDLAILREAKAMAESLGRGNLGSNVMYFETGQGSALSADAHHGIDAQTCEARAYAVAREFSPLLVNTVVGFIGPEYLYDGKQIIRAGLEDHFCGKLLGLPMGCDICYTNHAEADQNDMDNLLTLLGVAGCSYIMGVPGADDVMLAYQSTSFHDALYLRQVLGLRPAPEFEAWLDSMGIFNGRNSLADARATIPLLSEFRGISGEAL; the protein is encoded by the coding sequence ATGAACTATTCGGTTTCCGTTCAGGGCAAATGCTTTAATTTTTACAATTTGCGGACTTTGCTCTCCAAGGCCTCGCCGCGCAGGGCCGCCGACGAATTGGCCGGGCTCGCTGCCGAATCGGAAGTGGAAAGAGCGCTGGCGCAACGCCTGTTGGCCGAAGTACCGCTAAGTCGGTTTATCGAGGAACCGCTGATCCCGCCGGAAACCGATGAAGTGTCCAGGCTGATTCTGCAACAACACGATGCCGAGGCATTCGCGGCGTTTGCCGGCATGAGCGTCGGCGAATTTCGCGACTGGTTGCTGGCGGACAGTAGCGATTTATCCCATCTGCGTTTCGGTGTGACGCCGGAGATGGTGGCCGCGGTCAGCAAGATTATGCGCAATCAGGATTTGATTGCCGTGGCGCGCCGCTGCCGGGTGCTTACCCGTTTTCGCGACACTCTGGGCTTGCCGGGGCGGCTGTCCACCCGCCTGCAACCCAATCATCCGACCGACAATCCGCGTGGGGTTGCGGCCAGTATTCTGGATGGCCTGCTGTACGGTAGCGGCGATGCGGTGATTGGGATTAATCCCGCCACCGATAATCTGGACAATGTCTGTACCTTGCTGAATCTACTGGACGACATCATTCAGTATCACCACATTCCCACGCAGTCTTGCGTGCTATCCCATGTCACCACCAGCATGCAACTGATGCAGCGCGGTGCGCCGGTGGATTTGGTGTTTCAATCCATAGCCGGCACCGAAGCGGCCAATCGCAGTTTCGGCGTCGATTTGGCAATACTGCGGGAAGCCAAAGCCATGGCCGAGTCGTTAGGGCGTGGCAACCTGGGCAGTAATGTGATGTATTTCGAAACCGGTCAGGGCAGCGCGCTGTCCGCGGACGCACATCACGGTATCGATGCCCAAACCTGTGAAGCGCGGGCGTATGCGGTTGCCAGGGAATTTTCGCCGCTGTTGGTCAATACCGTGGTGGGGTTTATCGGTCCGGAATATCTGTACGACGGTAAACAAATCATCCGTGCCGGACTGGAAGACCATTTTTGCGGCAAGTTGCTGGGTCTGCCCATGGGGTGCGACATTTGTTATACCAATCATGCCGAGGCCGATCAAAACGATATGGATAACCTGCTGACGCTGTTGGGTGTGGCGGGCTGCTCCTACATCATGGGGGTGCCGGGCGCGGACGACGTGATGTTGGCCTATCAAAGCACCTCGTTTCACGATGCCCTGTATTTGCGTCAGGTGCTGGGCTTGCGGCCGGCGCCGGAGTTCGAGGCCTGGCTGGATAGCATGGGTATTTTCAATGGCCGCAACAGCTTGGCGGATGCGCGTGCGACAATTCCGCTACTAAGCGAATTTCGCGGTATCTCCGGAGAAGCACTATGA
- the lpxB gene encoding lipid-A-disaccharide synthase: MSDSSTSYTVMFSAGESSGDQHAAHMFQELQKQCPGIRGMGMGGNKMRQAGIEIRFDSSGIGVIGLVEILKHYGEIRRALRLMKQIVADEKPDLLVCVDYKEFNLKLARFAKRQGVKVLFYVSPQVWAWRPGRVETYGKAIDMMAVIFPFETAYYDAKNVPVRYVGHPSVDKVHPYRSKRDDLALFGLDASRPVVGVLPGSRANEIKRMLPVMLQAVTLLSQRFSELQFVLPQADSVSDEVLQSYLRDCAVPVKVVKQQAYDAIQCCDAVMTTSGTASLEIALLQVPMLIAYRLSPFTYWLGKQLVKIPFIGLPNIIAGKSIVKELIQDDVSAENLADEIARLLFDADYRQSVLLELQGVKTLLGEGGGSKHMADLALEMLR; this comes from the coding sequence ATGTCCGATTCCAGCACAAGCTACACCGTGATGTTCAGCGCCGGCGAATCCTCCGGCGATCAGCACGCCGCGCATATGTTTCAGGAATTGCAAAAGCAATGTCCGGGCATTCGCGGCATGGGCATGGGCGGCAACAAAATGCGGCAGGCCGGCATCGAAATCCGTTTCGACTCGTCCGGCATCGGCGTGATCGGCTTGGTGGAAATCCTTAAGCATTATGGCGAAATTCGCCGGGCCTTACGGCTGATGAAACAGATCGTTGCCGACGAAAAACCGGATTTGCTGGTGTGCGTCGATTACAAGGAATTCAACCTGAAACTGGCCCGGTTCGCCAAGCGCCAGGGCGTGAAAGTGCTGTTTTATGTCAGTCCGCAAGTCTGGGCCTGGCGGCCGGGGCGGGTGGAGACTTACGGCAAGGCTATCGACATGATGGCGGTGATCTTTCCGTTCGAAACAGCCTATTACGACGCCAAAAACGTCCCTGTGCGTTATGTCGGCCACCCGTCGGTCGATAAAGTACATCCGTACCGCAGTAAACGGGACGACTTGGCTTTATTCGGCTTGGATGCTTCCCGTCCGGTCGTCGGCGTACTGCCCGGTAGCCGAGCTAACGAAATCAAACGCATGTTGCCGGTCATGCTGCAGGCGGTAACCTTGTTGTCGCAGCGTTTTTCCGAGTTGCAGTTCGTGCTGCCGCAGGCCGATTCCGTTTCCGATGAGGTGCTGCAAAGCTATCTGCGGGATTGTGCCGTGCCGGTCAAGGTCGTCAAACAGCAGGCCTATGACGCCATTCAATGTTGCGATGCGGTGATGACCACCTCCGGAACCGCATCGTTGGAAATCGCCTTGCTGCAAGTGCCGATGCTGATTGCCTACCGCCTGTCGCCGTTTACCTATTGGCTGGGTAAACAGCTGGTAAAAATTCCATTTATCGGCTTGCCTAACATTATTGCCGGTAAGTCTATCGTTAAAGAGCTAATCCAAGATGATGTCAGTGCGGAAAACCTGGCGGACGAAATAGCACGCCTGCTGTTCGACGCGGATTATCGCCAAAGCGTATTGCTCGAACTGCAAGGGGTCAAAACACTGCTGGGCGAGGGCGGCGGTTCGAAACACATGGCGGATTTGGCGTTGGAGATGTTAAGGTAA
- a CDS encoding DegT/DnrJ/EryC1/StrS family aminotransferase encodes MIPMVNLKAQYADIQDEILGGFAETLDNCAFILGPNVQAFEKEAAEYLGVKHAIGCASGTDALHLALLAVGIGPGDEVITSAFTFIATAEAIKYVGATPVFVDIDPGTFNITPENILQAITPKTKAVMPVHLFGQPADLPAIKAICDKRGLKLIEDCAQSFGATVNNQQTGSFGDAAGFSFFPSKNLGCFGDGGLVSTNCDDTAAKIKQYRNHGSDVRYYHDVVGYNSRLDELQAVVLRAKLKRIDQYNAARRHAAHLYSSLMADLPLTTPYEDGVGVHVYHQYTLLCDRRDEVMKALQDQQIGCAVYYPVPLHRQNVFKDECAGLALPVTESVAARCFSLPICSNLSDETVKQIVDVIRGVFQ; translated from the coding sequence ATGATCCCCATGGTCAATTTAAAGGCGCAATACGCCGATATTCAAGACGAAATTCTTGGCGGCTTCGCTGAAACGTTGGACAACTGCGCCTTTATTCTCGGGCCCAATGTGCAGGCATTTGAAAAAGAGGCGGCCGAGTATTTGGGGGTTAAACATGCCATCGGTTGCGCGTCCGGAACGGACGCCTTGCATCTGGCGCTGTTGGCGGTCGGCATAGGGCCGGGCGATGAAGTCATTACCAGCGCCTTTACCTTTATAGCGACCGCCGAAGCCATCAAATATGTTGGCGCCACGCCGGTATTCGTGGATATCGACCCGGGTACCTTTAACATTACCCCGGAAAATATTCTGCAGGCGATTACGCCTAAAACCAAGGCGGTGATGCCGGTGCATTTATTCGGCCAACCGGCCGATTTGCCGGCCATTAAAGCCATTTGCGACAAGCGTGGTTTGAAGCTGATCGAGGATTGTGCGCAATCCTTCGGTGCCACGGTCAACAATCAGCAAACCGGCAGTTTCGGCGATGCGGCCGGCTTCAGTTTTTTTCCGAGCAAAAACCTTGGATGCTTCGGCGACGGGGGGCTGGTCAGTACTAATTGCGACGACACGGCCGCGAAAATCAAACAATACCGTAACCATGGTTCCGACGTACGTTATTACCATGACGTGGTCGGTTACAACAGCCGGCTGGATGAATTGCAGGCCGTGGTATTGCGTGCCAAATTGAAACGTATCGACCAATACAACGCCGCCCGCCGCCATGCCGCGCATTTATATTCCAGTCTGATGGCGGATTTACCGTTGACCACGCCGTACGAAGACGGGGTGGGGGTGCATGTCTACCATCAATATACCTTGTTATGCGATCGCCGCGACGAGGTGATGAAAGCCTTGCAGGATCAACAAATAGGTTGTGCGGTCTATTATCCGGTACCGTTGCACCGGCAAAATGTATTTAAAGACGAATGCGCCGGTTTGGCGTTGCCCGTGACGGAATCGGTGGCGGCCAGGTGTTTTTCCTTGCCGATTTGTTCTAATTTGAGCGACGAAACCGTCAAGCAAATAGTTGACGTTATTCGCGGCGTATTTCAATAA
- a CDS encoding Gfo/Idh/MocA family protein has translation MSKLKCAVIGAGYLGKFHAEKYAALKDCELVAVVDINREAAEQVANLYGAQAMTDYQPLLGQVDAVSVVVPTSLHHLVSRDFLHAGTHVLVEKPITVTVEEADELIAIAREKNVILQVGHLERFNPAVAGLEKMDDKPLFIESHRLSPFNPRANDVSVVLDLMIHDIDIILALVGSEVERIDASGTSVLTQGTDIANARITFQNGCVANVTASRISMKMERKMRMFRPCSYISVDFQNRVLIKHRTGEKEMFPGIPEIVTEESVFESGDALLEEIKHFVHCVKTGENPLVSGEAGRKALATAIEITKFLKHG, from the coding sequence ATGAGTAAACTGAAGTGTGCTGTTATTGGCGCCGGCTATTTAGGAAAATTTCATGCCGAAAAATATGCGGCGTTAAAGGATTGCGAGTTAGTCGCCGTCGTTGATATCAACCGGGAGGCCGCCGAACAGGTCGCTAATCTATATGGCGCACAAGCCATGACGGACTATCAACCCTTATTGGGGCAAGTCGACGCGGTCAGTGTTGTGGTTCCCACCAGTTTGCATCATCTTGTCTCGCGCGATTTTCTGCATGCCGGTACGCATGTGCTGGTGGAAAAGCCGATTACGGTCACTGTCGAAGAAGCCGACGAACTGATAGCCATTGCCAGGGAAAAAAATGTGATTCTGCAGGTAGGGCATCTGGAGCGCTTCAATCCCGCGGTGGCCGGGCTGGAAAAAATGGACGATAAGCCGCTGTTTATCGAATCTCACCGCCTGTCGCCCTTTAATCCGCGCGCCAACGACGTCAGCGTGGTACTGGATTTAATGATCCACGATATCGACATTATCCTGGCCTTGGTCGGCTCCGAAGTGGAGCGTATCGATGCCAGCGGCACCTCTGTTTTGACTCAGGGTACCGATATCGCCAATGCCCGGATTACCTTCCAAAACGGTTGTGTCGCCAACGTTACCGCCAGCCGCATCAGCATGAAAATGGAACGCAAAATGCGCATGTTCCGGCCGTGCTCTTATATTTCCGTGGATTTCCAGAACCGGGTACTGATAAAGCACCGCACCGGTGAAAAAGAAATGTTCCCCGGTATCCCGGAGATTGTTACCGAAGAATCGGTATTCGAATCGGGGGATGCCTTGCTGGAAGAAATCAAACATTTTGTACATTGCGTTAAAACCGGCGAAAATCCGCTGGTATCGGGTGAAGCAGGGCGCAAGGCGCTGGCTACCGCCATCGAAATCACCAAATTCCTCAAACACGGCTAA